A genomic segment from Aspergillus puulaauensis MK2 DNA, chromosome 1, nearly complete sequence encodes:
- a CDS encoding enoyl-CoA hydratase/isomerase family protein (COG:I;~EggNog:ENOG410PH1Q;~InterPro:IPR029045,IPR001753,IPR014748,IPR018376;~PFAM:PF16113,PF00378;~go_function: GO:0003824 - catalytic activity [Evidence IEA]) — protein sequence MPFKTPPPTPQYSKISFPTPHILLVTLSRPKDLNCINSTGHAELHAIWEWMDEEPSVRVGIITGEGRAFCAGADLKEWNNSTQSSKPRAPMPPSGFGGLSRRTGKKPIIAAVNGLALGGGCEMITNTDIVISSEKAFFGFPEVQRGVVAWAGALPRIVRTVGKQRAMEMVLTGRRVEAREAEKWGFVNEVVGGEKVVERAVEVAAQIAENSPDAVIVSREGVKMGWEGVGAEEGTRLITEAWEKKLNAGNNIKEGLRAFVEKRKPHWGESKL from the exons ATGCCCTTCAAAACACCGCCACCAACTCCCCAATACAGCAAAATCAGCTTCCCAACCCCgcacatcctcctcgtcacgCTCTCGCGCCCCAAAGACCTCAACTGCATCAACTCGACCGGCCATGCAGAACTTCATGCGATCTGGGAATGGATGGACGAGGAGCCCTCGGTCCGCGTTGGGATCATAACTGGTGAGGGGAGAGCATTCTGTGCGGGGGCAGATTTGAAGG AATGGAATAACAGCACGCAATCCTCCAAACCGCGCGCCCCAATGCCGCCCTCGGGCTTTGGGGGGCTCTCACGCCGCACAGGCAAAAAGCCTATAATTGCAGCCGTGAACGGACTGGCGCTCGGCGGAGGCTGCGAGATGATTACAAATACCGATATCGTTATATCCTCGGAGAAGGCGTTCTTCGGGTTCCCTGAGGTGCAGCGTGGGGTGGTTGCGTGGGCGGGGGCACTGCCAAGAATCGTGCGAACAGTGGGCAAGCAgcgggcgatggagatggtgcttaCAGGGCGGAGGGTAGAGGCGAGGGAGGCGGAGAAGTGGGGATTTGTGAATGAGGTTGTGGGTGGTGAGaaggtggttgagagggCCGTTGAGGTTGCGGCGCAGATTGCGGAGAATAGCCCTGATGCGGTTATAGTGAGCCGCGAGGGGGTTAAGATGGGGTGGGAGGGAGTAGGTGCGGAAGAAGGGACGCGGTTGATTACTGAAGCTTGGGAAAAGAAGCTGAATGCCGGTAACAATATCAAGGAGGGTCTGAGGGCATTTGTGGAAAAGAGGAAGCCACATTGGGGAGAAAGTAAGCTGTAG
- a CDS encoding beta-glucosidase (CAZy:GH3;~COG:G;~EggNog:ENOG410PHDM;~InterPro:IPR017853,IPR036962,IPR002772,IPR036881, IPR026891,IPR013783,IPR001764;~PFAM:PF14310,PF00933,PF01915;~SECRETED:SignalP(1-20);~go_function: GO:0004553 - hydrolase activity, hydrolyzing O-glycosyl compounds [Evidence IEA];~go_process: GO:0005975 - carbohydrate metabolic process [Evidence IEA]), producing the protein MTSTAHLLVWGLLAATGVQGQDFGGGSRDDDAFSYVQPKNTTILGQYGHSPPVYPSPNATGAGGWETALVQAKDFVAELTLEEKADMVTGQFGPCVGNIVAVPRLNFSGLCLQDGPLAIRVADYASVFPAGVTVAASWDRKILYDRGYAMGEEFKAKGAHAILGPVAGPLGRSAYSGRNWEGFAADPYLTGVAMEETIQGHQDAGVQATAKHFIGNEQETQRNPNFNSSGPVGQVIQEALSSNIDDRTMHELYLWPFANAARAKAASFMCSYQRINGSYGCANSKVLNGLLKEELGFQGYVMSDWGGTHSGVAGIESGQDMDMPGGLGGYGKDNKAGSFFGGNVTLAVNNGTLDETRIDDMIVRIMTPYYWLNQDKDYPSVDPSGADLNTFSPRDTWIREFNLTGPRSRDVRGNHGELIRRHAAESTVLLKNIKNALPLKAPKTLAVFGNDATENTNGPVNLEVFEYGNLAAGGGSGTGRFTYLVSPLAAINERAKKDKTGLVQYWLNNTQIATSDVQNELLYSPTPPSACLVFVKTWAEEGADREHLSLDYNGTEVVKNVASFCNNTIVVTHSSGINELPFANHPNVTAILAAHFPGQESGNSIVDVLYGDVNPSGRLPYTIARKGSDYNAPPTTAVTTKGRDDWQSWFDEKLEIDYRYFDAHNIPVLYEFGYGLSYTTFNISSISAKPVVDTISSVPSTKSRVQPGGNPALWETIYNVTVSVTNSGDVEGATVPQLYVTFPDSTPAGTPPKQLRGFDKINLQPGETRKVTFELMRRDLSYWDIVSQQWLIPKGEFVVRVGFSSRNLKQEAKITPVSN; encoded by the exons ATGACTAGCACTGCTCACCTCCTCGTCTGGGGCTTGTTGGCGGCTACTGGCGTCCAAGGCCAGGACTTTGGCGGCGGCTCccgtgatgatgatgcgtTTAGCTATGTCCAGCCTAAGAACACGACTATCCTCGGTCAATATGGACACTCTCCTCCTGTCTACCCTTCAC CAAATGCAACTGGTGCCGGTGGATGGGAGACAGCCCTCGTCCAGGCCAAGGACTTCGTTGCCGAGTTGACcctcgaggagaaggcagaTATGGTCACTGGGCAGTTCGGGCCATGTGTGGGAAACATCGTGGCCGTCCCACGACTCAACTTCAGCGGCCTTTGTCTGCAAGACGGCCCGCTGGCCATTCGCGTGGCAGACTACGCCAGTGTCTTCCCTGCTGGAGTCACTGTCGCAGCCTCCTGGGATCGAAAGATCTTGTATGACCGTGGTTATGCCATGGGCGAGGAATTCAAAGCCAAGGGTGCTCACGCCATCCTCGGACCCGTCGCTGGTCCTCTAGGCCGCTCTGCATACTCTGGCCGAAACTGGGAAGGATTCGCTGCCGACCCCTACCTTACTGGTGTTGCCATGGAGGAGACTATCCAAGGCCACCAGGATGCCGGTGTTCAGGCCACCGCGAAGCACTTTATTGGTAATGAGCAGGAGACTCAACGCaaccccaacttcaactCCAGCGGTCCAGTTGGACAGGTCATCCAAGAAGCTTTGTCTTCCAACATCGATGACCGAACCATGCACGAGCTTTACCTGTGGCCGTTTGCTAACGCTGCCCGTGCTAAGGCAGCCAGCTTTATGTGCTCTTACCAACGCATCAACGGCTCCTATGGATGTGCAAACTCCAAGGTTCTTAACGGACTGCTCAAGGAGGAGCTCGGCTTCCAGGGCTATGTTATGTCCGACTGGGGTGGCACCCACTCTGGTGTTGCCGGTATCGAGAGCGGACAAGACATGGACATGCCTGGTGGTCTCGGCGGATATGGCAAAGACAACAAGGCCGGTTCATTCTTTGGCGGCAATGTGACTCTGGCTGTGAACAACGGAACCCTGGACGAAACTCGCATTGATGACATGATTGTTCGCATCATGACCCCTTACTACTGGCTCAACCAGGACAAGGACTATCCCTCTGTTGACCCGTCCGGTGCCGACCTAAACACCTTCTCGCCCCGGGACACATGGATTCGCGAGTTTAACCTCACCGGTCCTCGAAGCCGTGATGTCCGCGGCAACCACGGTGAGCTCATCCGCAGACACGCAGCTGAGTCCACTGTATTGctcaagaacatcaagaacGCCCTCCCTCTGAAAGCGCCCAAGACTCTGGCCGTGTTCGGTAACGATGCGACGGAGAACACAAACGGCCCAGTCAACCTTGAGGTTTTTGAGTATGGAAatctcgctgctggtggtggctcgGGAACTGGTCGATTCACATATCTGGTCTCTCCATTGGCCGCTATCAACGAGCGTgcgaagaaggacaagacGGGCCTCGTTCAATACTGGTTGAACAACACTCAAATCGCGACTTCCGACGTCCAGAATGAGCTGTTGTATTCCCCCACTCCTCCGTCTGCCTgtctcgtcttcgtcaagaCATGGGCCGAAGAGGGTGCGGACCGTGAGCACCTGAGCCTCGACTACAACGGCACCGAAGTCGTTAAAAATGTCGCGTCTTTctgcaacaacaccatcgtTGTCACCCACTCCTCCGGCATCAACGAGCTCCCCTTCGCCAACCACCCCAACGTGACTGCCATCCTTGCCGCTCACTTCCCAGGCCAGGAGTCCGGTAACTCCATTGTCGATGTCCTTTATGGCGATGTCAACCCCTCTGGACGTCTTCCATACACCATCGCCCGCAAGGGTAGCGACTACAACGCCCCTCCCACAACCGCTGTCACCACCAAGGGCCGTGACGACTGGCAGTCGTGGTTCGACGAGAAGCTCGAAATCGACTACCGCTACTTCGACGCACACAACATCCCTGTGCTGTACGAGTTTGGATACGGTCTTTCGTACACCACCTTCaacatctccagcatctccgCCAAACCTGTGGTCGACACCATCTCCTCAGTCCCAAGCACCAAGTCCCGCGTTCAGCCAGGAGGTAATCCTGCGCTCTGGGAGACCATCTACAACGTCACTGTGTCAGTCACCAACTCTGGAGATGTCGAGGGCGCCACCGTGCCCCAGCTCTATGTGACTTTCCCAGACAGTACCCCCGCAGGAACCCCGCCCAAGCAGCTCCGTGGCTTCGACAAGATCAACCTGCAACCCGGTGAGACGCGCAAGGTGACCTTCGAGCTGATGCGGAGAGACCTAAGTTACTGGGACATCGTGTCCCAGCAATGGCTGATCCCCAAGGGCGAGTTCGTCGTCCGCGTTGGattcagcagcaggaacctCAAGCAGGAGGCCAAAATCACCCCAGTGTCAAATTAG
- the adaB gene encoding chromatin-binding transcription regulator ADA2 (COG:B;~EggNog:ENOG410PFFS;~InterPro:IPR041983,IPR017884,IPR043145,IPR016827, IPR009057,IPR007526,IPR001005,IPR000433;~PFAM:PF00249,PF00569,PF04433;~go_function: GO:0003713 - transcription coactivator activity [Evidence IEA];~go_function: GO:0005515 - protein binding [Evidence IEA];~go_function: GO:0008270 - zinc ion binding [Evidence IEA];~go_process: GO:0006357 - regulation of transcription by RNA polymerase II [Evidence IEA];~go_process: GO:0035065 - regulation of histone acetylation [Evidence IEA]), with the protein MGVIRKKTAARGTEAGTKYHCDVCSVDVTSTVRISCAHPACHEYDLCVPCFAAGEKSKNHDPPTHPFQVIEQNSVPIFQEDWGADEELLLLEGAEIYGLGSWADIADHIGGYRTKDEVRDHYLSTYVDSPNFPLPERADPEDTRLQDSISKEEFQSRKKRRIEERKDAAKAAAPTTPKQKPTASVPACHEVQGYMPGRLEFETEFMNDAEEAVQHMTFEPGAGDTPNSETDAEMELKMTVFDIYNTRLTARTERKKIIFEHNLLDYRKNTALEKKRTKEERDLLNKAKPFARMMNRDDFEEFNKGLEYEHNLRLAISQLQEWRQMGIGDLKGGEKYEQEKQQRQARLMPQGSFERFASTRPKQNQQPEQATAANQLTTPELPLRLQKAAGTPKAPEANVPMNDFDRAFAASGDGAATPQPTRAKFVIQPLNGVIPWKLENEGAPDLHLLTKEEVELCDILHIQPKPYLVIKETLLKESMKSGGSLKKKDARTICKIDSTKSSRVFDFMVHSGWINKG; encoded by the exons ATGGGTGTAATACGAAAGAAGACCGCCGCGCGCGGTACAGAAGCTGGCACCAAGTATCATTGCGATGTCTGCTCTGTGGACGTGACTTCTACT GTTCGCATATCATGCGCACACCCCGCCTGCCATGAATACGATCTATGTGTACCATGTTTCGCCGCCGGGGAAAAATCCAAAAACCATGACCCCCCGACGCATCCATTTCAAGTTATAGAACAAAATTCTGTCCCTATCTTTCAAGAAGATTGGGGTGCGGACGAGgagttgctgttgctggaaggTGCCGAGATCTACGGGTTGGGCTCGTGGGCTGATATCGCGGATCATATCGGTGGCTATCGAACAAAGGATGAAGTGCGAGATCACTACTTGAGCACATATGTTGACAGCCCCAACTTTCCCCTGCCAGAACGCGCCGATCCTGAAGATACGCGTCTCCAAGACTCGATTTCAAAGGAAGAGTTCCAGTCTCGGAAGAAACGGCGCATCGAGGAGCGTAAGGATGCTGCCAAGGCGGCTGCTCCAACCACGCCGAAACAAAAGCCGACAGCCAGTGTGCCGGCTTGTCACGAGGTGCAGGGTTACATGCCGGGGCGACTGGAATTCGAGACGGAGTTTATGAATGATGCAGAGGAGGCTGTACAACATATGACCTTTgagcctggcgctggcgaTACTCCCAATAGTGAGACAGACGCAGAGATGGAATTGAAGATGACCGTCTTCGATATATACAACACCCGCCTCACGGCACGGACAGAGCGcaaaaaaattatattcgAGCATAACCTCCTTGATTATCGCAAGAACACAGCGTTGGAGAAAAAGCGAACGAAGGAGGAACGGGATCTACTGAACAAGGCCAAGCCCTTCGCGCGAATGATGAACCGCGACGATTTCGAAGAATTCAACAAGGGGCTAGAGTACGAGCACAATCTCCGGCTGGCAATCTCCCAATTACAGGAATGGCGTCAGATGGGAATCGGGGACCTCAAGGGTGGGGAGAAGTAtgagcaggagaagcagcaacGCCAAGCGCGACTCATGCCCCAGGGCTCATTCGAACGATTTGCCAGCACCCGTCCGAAACAGAACCAGCAGCCGGAGCAGGCCACTGCCGCCAACCAGCTGACGACACCCGAACTTCCGTTGCGACTGCAAAAAGCCGCCGGCACCCCCAAGGCGCCAGAGGCCAACGTTCCTATGAATGATTTTGACCGCGCCTTTGCTGCAAGTGGGGACGGCGCGGCTACGCCCCAGCCGACAAGAGCTAAATTTGTCATCCAGCCACTGAACGGCGTAATtccttggaagttggaaaaTGAAGGTGCTCCGGACCTCCACCTTTTGACCAaggaggaggtggagctCTGCGACATCCTCCATATCCAGCCGAAGCCGTACTTAGTAATCAAAGAGACACTTTTAAAGGAGTCGATGAAGTCTGGCGGAAGTCTGAAAAAGAAGGATGCACGGACTATTTGCAAG ATTGACAGTACGAAATCAAGTCGGGTATTCGATTTTATGGTGCATAGCGGATGGATAAACAAGGGATAA
- a CDS encoding mannitol-1-phosphate 5-dehydrogenase (COG:C;~EggNog:ENOG410PKMJ;~InterPro:IPR013118,IPR036291,IPR023028,IPR000669, IPR013131,IPR008927,IPR013328;~PFAM:PF01232,PF08125;~go_function: GO:0003824 - catalytic activity [Evidence IEA];~go_function: GO:0008926 - mannitol-1-phosphate 5-dehydrogenase activity [Evidence IEA];~go_function: GO:0016491 - oxidoreductase activity [Evidence IEA];~go_process: GO:0019594 - mannitol metabolic process [Evidence IEA];~go_process: GO:0055114 - oxidation-reduction process [Evidence IEA]): MGKAIHFGGGNIGRGFVGEFLHDAGYEVVFVDVVDDLISSIQKTPTYDITEISEEGETTKTIRNYRALNSKSDEAGVVQEIATADIVTCAVGPRVLQFIAPVIAKGIDSRSLSNPLTVIACENAINATDTLRGHIEKKTSAETLSSRAVFANCAIDRIVPNQPPNNGLNVRIEKYYEWVVEETPFKEHGVAPPKVPAIHWVEKLDPYIERKLFTVNTGHATTAYYGHLAGKKTIADSLRDSHIRSTVHKVLEETASLIINKHGISEQEQKEYVDKIIERISNHYLEDGVERVGRAPLRKLSRNERFIGPASQLAERGLKFDAILGAIEQALRFQNVPDDQESAELAKILKEQTAEDATKTLTELERDHPLYSHVLERVRTVQQESNEPTRARI, from the exons ATGGGTAAAGCAATTCACTTCGGTGGCGGAAATATCGGGCGTGGTTTCGTTGGAGAGTTCCTCCACGACGCTGGGTACgaagtcgtcttcgtcgatgttgtcgacgacCTTATCTCCTCCATCCAAAAGACTCCGACGTATGACATCACGGAGATTagtgaggaaggggagaCTACAAAGACAATTCGCAACTATCGCGCCCTCAACTCCAAATCTGACGAAGCCGGGGTCGTCCAGGAAATCGCAACCGCGGACATCGTGACCTGCGCTGTTGGCCCCAGAGTTCTTCAATTCATTGCTCCTGTTATTGCAAAGGGTATTGACTCCCGCAGTCTGTCCAACCCGCTAACTGTCATCGCTTGCGAGAACGCCATCAACGCTACCGATACACTCCGCGGCCACATCGAGAAGAAGACTTCCGCCGAGACCCTTTCCAGCCGTGCTGTTTTCGCCAACTGCGCCATTGACCGTATCGTCCCCAACCAGCCTCCGAACAACGGTCTCAATGTCCGAATCGAGAAGTACTACGAgtgggttgttgaggagacACCCTTCAAGGAGCACGGTGTTGCACCTCCCAAAGTCCCTGCCATCCACTGGGTGGAGAAACTCGACCCCTACATCGAGCGCAAGCTATTCACCGTTAACACCGGACACGCCACGACTGCCTACTACGGCCACCTTGCTGGCAAGAAGACTATCGCCGATTCTCTCCGCGACTCACATATCCGCAGTACTGTCCACAAGGTTCTCGAAGAAACCGCGTCTCTGATCATCAACAAGCATGGTATTTCagaacaggaacagaaggAATATGTCGATAAGATCATCGAACGTATCTCGAACCACTACCTAGAGGACGGCGTTGAACGTGTAGGTCGGGCTCCACTGCGCAAGCTTTCCCGCAACGAGCGCTTCATCGGACCTGCCTCCCAGCTTGCTGAGCGCGGTCTGAAATTTGATGCTATTCTTGGCGCCATTGAGCAGGCTCTCCGCTTCCAGAATGTGCCCGACGATCAAGAGAGTGCAGAACTTGCGAAAATCCTTAAGGAACAGACGGCCGAGGACGCCACCAAGACCCTCACCGAGCTCGAACGGGACCACCCACTGTATTCCCATGTTCTTGAACGCGTGAGGACCGTTCAACAAGAGTCCAA TGAGCCGACTCGAGCACGGATATAA